One genomic segment of Acinetobacter sp. C26M includes these proteins:
- the dld gene encoding D-lactate dehydrogenase, with protein sequence MQIFSPKAVIDRLQQIVGRQHVLSDDQSTRQYRQGRRFGEGKVFAVVIPGTLLEQWQVLQAAIEADCIVIMQAANTGLTGGSTPYGDDYDRPVLVMSTRRLKGIQVIHNGRQVICLPGATLDNLEQLLKGYDREPHSVIGSSCIGASVLGGVCNNSGGALVRRGPAYTELALYAQVNAQGQLELVNHLGVNLGSSPEEILTRLEQQQYQAGDILDDAEKQASDQRYAQDVTQVDADSPARFNADPSRLFEASGSAGKVCVFAVRLDTYEKVESSVFYIGTNDADDLTAIRRYLLTSLPSLPIAGEYIHRNAYHIGEKYGKDTFLFIEKFGTANVPKAFALKDKIDGFLEKFKIKGLTDHILQAVTSLLPSHLPKRMTEYRDHYEHHLMLRVENNCKAQTEQFLQDYFAVHASGNFFLCDAAEGRKAFLHRFAVAGAAIRYRDTHRDEVEDIVALDIALRRNDREWVEQLPVEMEQQIIHKLYYGHFFCHVFHQDYILKKGNDPLAMEHQMWHLLDARRAEYPAEHNVGHLYIAKPALANFYQKLDPNNCFNVGIGQTSKLKYWGKSKT encoded by the coding sequence ATGCAAATATTTTCTCCCAAAGCGGTGATTGATCGTTTACAGCAGATTGTTGGACGTCAGCATGTGCTGAGTGATGATCAAAGTACTCGCCAGTATCGGCAAGGTCGTCGTTTTGGTGAGGGCAAAGTCTTTGCAGTGGTCATCCCAGGCACCTTGCTGGAACAATGGCAGGTGCTACAAGCCGCCATCGAAGCAGATTGTATTGTCATCATGCAAGCTGCCAATACAGGACTGACAGGCGGTTCAACACCCTATGGTGATGATTATGACCGTCCTGTATTAGTGATGAGTACGCGCCGTTTAAAAGGCATTCAGGTCATCCATAACGGCAGGCAGGTGATTTGTTTACCTGGTGCGACTTTGGATAATCTGGAACAGCTACTGAAAGGCTATGATCGAGAGCCGCATTCGGTGATTGGCTCGTCTTGTATTGGCGCTTCAGTATTGGGTGGGGTCTGTAATAATTCAGGCGGTGCCTTGGTCCGTCGTGGACCTGCTTATACCGAATTGGCACTATATGCGCAGGTCAATGCCCAAGGTCAGCTGGAATTGGTCAATCATCTGGGTGTGAATTTAGGCTCAAGTCCAGAAGAAATCCTAACCCGTTTAGAGCAGCAGCAATACCAAGCTGGTGATATTTTAGATGATGCTGAAAAACAGGCATCCGATCAGCGTTATGCGCAAGATGTCACCCAAGTGGATGCCGATAGTCCGGCTCGTTTTAATGCTGATCCATCGCGTCTGTTTGAAGCTTCGGGTTCGGCAGGTAAAGTCTGTGTGTTTGCAGTGCGTCTTGATACTTATGAAAAGGTAGAGAGCAGCGTATTTTATATTGGTACAAATGATGCCGATGATCTGACTGCGATTCGTCGCTATTTACTGACTTCATTGCCAAGCTTGCCGATTGCAGGGGAATATATTCACCGCAATGCTTATCATATTGGCGAAAAATACGGTAAAGATACCTTCCTGTTTATTGAAAAATTTGGTACAGCCAATGTGCCGAAAGCCTTTGCTCTTAAAGACAAGATCGATGGTTTTTTAGAAAAATTTAAAATCAAAGGACTGACCGATCATATTCTACAAGCGGTCACTTCATTGTTACCGAGCCATTTACCGAAGCGAATGACCGAATATCGTGATCATTATGAACACCATCTGATGTTGCGAGTTGAAAATAATTGCAAAGCCCAGACCGAGCAATTTTTACAGGACTATTTTGCGGTACATGCATCAGGTAATTTCTTCCTTTGTGATGCTGCGGAAGGACGTAAAGCCTTTTTGCATCGTTTTGCGGTGGCAGGTGCAGCGATTCGTTATCGTGATACCCATCGGGATGAAGTCGAGGATATTGTAGCCTTGGACATCGCCTTACGTCGTAATGATCGTGAATGGGTGGAGCAACTGCCTGTGGAAATGGAACAGCAGATCATTCATAAACTTTATTATGGGCACTTTTTCTGTCATGTCTTTCATCAGGATTACATTCTTAAAAAGGGCAACGATCCTTTAGCGATGGAACATCAGATGTGGCATTTGCTGGATGCCCGCCGTGCTGAATATCCTGCTGAGCATAATGTCGGTCATCTGTATATTGCCAAGCCTGCATTGGCAAATTTCTATCAAAAGCTTGATCCGAATAATTGTTTTAATGTCGGGATTGGACAGACCTCTAAATTGAAGTATTGGGGCAAGTCCAAGACCTAA
- the lldD gene encoding FMN-dependent L-lactate dehydrogenase LldD gives MIISSGNDYRAAAQRRLPPFLFHYIDGGAYSEHTLKRNVQDLSEIALRQRVLNDMSALSLETKLFNETLSMPVALAPVGLTGMYARRGEVQAAVAADQKGIPFTLSTVSVCPIEEVAPAIQRPMWFQLYVLRDRGFMRNALERAKAAGCSTLVFTVDMPVPGARYRDAHSGMSGPNAAMRRYLQSMLHPHWAWNVGMCGRPHDLGNISKYLGKPTGLEDYIGWLGSNFDPSISWKDLEWIREFWDGPMVIKGILDPEDAKDAVRFGADGIVVSNHGGRQLDGVMSSARALPAIADAVKGDLAILADSGIRNGLDVVRMLALGADTVLLGRAFVYALAAAGGQGVSNLLDLIEKEMRVAMTLTGAKSIQEINADCLVQAIKQGF, from the coding sequence ATGATTATTTCTTCTGGCAATGATTATCGTGCTGCGGCACAACGTCGTTTACCGCCCTTTTTATTTCACTATATTGATGGTGGAGCGTATTCGGAACATACCTTAAAGCGCAATGTGCAAGACCTTTCTGAAATTGCCTTGCGCCAACGGGTGCTGAATGACATGTCGGCATTGAGTCTGGAAACCAAGCTGTTTAACGAAACTTTGTCGATGCCAGTGGCTTTGGCACCTGTGGGTTTAACCGGTATGTATGCACGTCGTGGTGAGGTGCAAGCCGCAGTGGCAGCAGATCAAAAGGGCATTCCATTTACCTTATCGACGGTTTCTGTCTGTCCGATTGAGGAAGTAGCACCTGCAATTCAACGTCCAATGTGGTTTCAGTTGTATGTGTTGCGTGATCGTGGTTTTATGCGCAATGCCTTGGAACGTGCCAAGGCGGCAGGTTGTTCGACATTGGTATTTACTGTGGATATGCCTGTACCAGGTGCACGTTATCGTGATGCACATTCAGGCATGAGTGGACCAAATGCAGCGATGCGTCGTTATCTGCAATCGATGTTGCATCCACATTGGGCATGGAATGTTGGGATGTGTGGGCGTCCGCATGACTTGGGCAATATCTCGAAATATTTAGGCAAACCAACAGGGCTTGAAGATTATATCGGCTGGTTAGGCTCTAATTTCGATCCATCAATTTCATGGAAAGATTTGGAGTGGATTCGTGAGTTTTGGGATGGCCCGATGGTGATTAAGGGTATTCTGGATCCTGAAGATGCCAAAGATGCAGTGCGTTTTGGTGCCGATGGCATCGTGGTATCCAATCATGGTGGGCGTCAGCTCGATGGGGTGATGTCTTCTGCGCGTGCCTTGCCTGCGATTGCTGATGCGGTGAAGGGTGATCTAGCGATTTTGGCAGACTCAGGCATCCGTAATGGTCTGGATGTGGTTCGTATGTTAGCCCTAGGTGCGGATACGGTGTTATTGGGACGTGCTTTTGTGTATGCCTTGGCAGCAGCAGGTGGGCAAGGGGTATCGAATCTGCTGGATCTGATTGAGAAGGAAATGCGGGTAGCGATGACCTTGACGGGCGCTAAGTCGATTCAAGAGATTAATGCGGATTGTTTGGTACAGGCAATTAAACAAGGTTTTTAA